The following are encoded together in the Marmota flaviventris isolate mMarFla1 chromosome 18, mMarFla1.hap1, whole genome shotgun sequence genome:
- the Cog8 gene encoding conserved oligomeric Golgi complex subunit 8 isoform X2, with translation MVSPKVRGNYTSRRPWRQRGGGNGRGSGFLLVRAMGRLLNTLPLLGTLRARGCPGTGRLCGAGAGGTRTCSSTAAVDGLEGPARQRSYWHYVRRLLLGAPQPPYLHVCQIGDPVLRAVAARVEPAQLETPELQRLVERLVQVMRRRRCVGLSAPQLGVPLQVLALEFPEALFRACAPRLRALRQMEPFPLRVLVNPRLRVLDSSVVTFPEGCESVAGFLACVPRFQAVQISGMDPRGEQVEWQARGWTARIIQHEMDHLQGCLFIDKMDSRTFTNIHWMEVND, from the exons ATGGTCTCTCCCAAGGTACGCGGCAACTACACTTCCCGGCGTCCCTGGCGGCAGCGGGGCGGAGGAAACGGCCGGGGGAGCGGGTTCCTGCTGGTGCGCGCCATGGGTCGGCTGTTGAACACGCTCCCGCTGTTAGGAACGCTGCGGGCGCGTGGCTGCCCAGGGACCGGCCGGCTGTGCGGGGCTGGAGCGGGTGGCACCCGGACCTGCAGCTCCACAGCGGCCGTGGACGGCCTGGAGGGCCCGGCGCGCCAGCGCTCCTACTGGCACTACGTGAGACGTCTGTTGTTAGGAGCGCCGCAGCCGCCGTACTTGCACGTTTGCCAGATCGGGGACCCGGTGCTGCGGGCGGTAGCGGCCCGGGTGGAGCCGGCGCAACTGGAGACCCCGGAGCTGCAGCGGCTGGTGGAGCGGCTGGTGCAGGTGATGCGGCGCCGGCGATGCGTAGGCCTGAGCGCGCCGCAGCTGGGGGTGCCGCTGCAGGTGCTGGCCCTGGAGTTCCCCGAGGCGCTCTTCCGCGCCTGCGCGCCGCGCCTGCGCGCGCTCCGCCAGATGGAGCCTTTTCCGTTGCGCGTGCTCGTGAACCCTCGTCTGCGGGTGCTGGATAGCAGTGTTGTCACCTTTCCCGAGGGCTGCGAGAGCGTCGCCGGCTTCCTGGCCTGCGTTCCCCGCTTCCAGGCTGTGCAGATCTCAG GAATGGATCCAAGAGGAGAACAGGTGGAGTGGCAGGCAAGAGGGTGGACAGCCCGCATCATCCAGCATGAGATGGACCACTTGCAAGGCTGCCTGTTCATTGACAAAATGGACAGCAGGACATTTACAAACATCCACTGGATGGAGGTGAACGACTGA
- the Cog8 gene encoding conserved oligomeric Golgi complex subunit 8 isoform X4, translating to MAAAVTLPSSSTASATAAAAAAALGEVEDEGLLASLFRDRFPEAQWRERPDVGRYLRELSGSGLERLRREPERLAEERAQLLQQTRDLAFANYKTFIRGAECTERIHRLFGDVEESLGRLLDRLPSFQQNCRNFVKEAEEISSNRRMNTLTLNRHTEILEILEIPQLMDTCVRNSYYEEALELAAYVRRLERKYSSIPVIQGIVNEVRQSMQLMLSQLIQQLRTNIQLPACLRVIGYLRRMDIFTEAELRVKFLQARDAWLRSILTTIPNDDPYFHITKTIEACRVHLFDIITQYRAIFSDEDPLLPTAMGEHTVNEGAIFHGWVLQKVSQFLQVLETDLYRGIGGRLDSLLGQCMYFGLSFSRVGADFRGQLAPVFQRVAINTFQKAIQEAVEKFQDEMNSYTLISAPAILGSSNIPAAVPATQPGTLQPPMVLLDFPPLACFLNNILVAFNDLRLCCPVALAQDVTGTLEDALVKEWIQEENRWSGRQEGGQPASSSMRWTTCKAACSLTKWTAGHLQTSTGWR from the exons ATGGCGGCTGCAGTGACTCTCCCATCTTCATCCACGGCCTCGGCTacggcagcggcagcggcagcagCTCTGGGAGAGGTGGAGGATGAAGGACTCCTGGCATCGCTCTTCCGGGACCGCTTCCCCGAGGCTCAGTGGCGGGAGCGGCCCGATGTGGGCCGCTACCTCCGGGAACTGAGCGGTTCAGGGTTGGAGAGGCTGCGGCGCGAGCCCGAGCGCCTGGCCGAGGAGCGGGCACAGCTGCTGCAACAGACGCGCGACTTGGCCTTCGCCAACTACAAGACCTTTATCCGTGGCGCGGAGTGCACTGAGCGTATCCACCGCCTCTTCGGCGACGTGGAGGAGTCGCTTGGCCGCCTGCTCGATCGCTTGCCCAGCTTCCAGCAGAACTGCAG GAACTTTGTGAAGGAAGCTGAGGAGATCAGCTCCAACCGACGGATGAACACCCTGACTCTAAACCGGCacacagaaatcctggaaattcTGGAGATCCCTCAGCTTATGGATACCTGTGTCCGGAACAGCTACTATGAAGAGGCCCTGGAGCTTGCAGCCTATGTACGGCGATTGGAAAGGAAATACTCCTCCATTCCTGTCATCCAG GGCATTGTGAACGAAGTGCGCCAGTCCATGCAGCTGATGCTGAGCCAACTAATTCAGCAACTGAGGACCAACATCCAGCTCCCTGCCTGCCTCCGTGTCATTGGCTACCTACGGCGCATGGACATCTTCACTGAAGCTGAGTTAAGAGTAAAGTTTCTTCAGGCCCGAGATGCTTGGCTCCGTTCCATCCTGACTACAATCCCTAATGATGATCCCTATTTCCATATCACAAAAACTATTGAAGCCTGCCGAGTCCACCTCTTTGATATCATCACACAGTACCGTGCCATTTTCTCAGACGAGGACCCACTGTTGCCAACTGCCATGGGGGAGCACACTGTGAATGAGGGTGCCATCTTTCATGGATGGGTGCTGCAGAAAGTTTCACAGTTCCTGCAGGTGCTGGAGACTGACCTTTACCGGGGGATAGGAGGCCGCTTGGACTCTCTGCTGGGCCAGTGTATGTACTTTGGGCTGTCATTCAGCCGGGTGGGGGCTGATTTCCGGGGTCAGTTGGCTCCTGTTTTCCAGCGGGTGGCCATCAATACTTTCCAGAAAGCAATTCAGGAAGCAGTGGAAAAATTCCAGGATGAGATGAATTCCTATACCCTCATCTCAGCTCCAGCCATCCTGGGCAGCAGTAACATTCCTGCTGCTGTGCCAGCCACTCAACCAGGGACACTGCAGCCACCAATGGTACTTTTAGACTTCCCTCCCCTTGCATGCTTCCTCAACAATATTCTGGTTGCCTTCAATGACCTGCGTCTCTGCTGCCCTGTGGCCCTGGCACAGGATGTCACTGGTACCTTGGAGGATGCCCTTGTTAAG GAATGGATCCAAGAGGAGAACAGGTGGAGTGGCAGGCAAGAGGGTGGACAGCCCGCATCATCCAGCATGAGATGGACCACTTGCAAGGCTGCCTGTTCATTGACAAAATGGACAGCAGGACATTTACAAACATCCACTGGATGGAGGTGA
- the Nip7 gene encoding 60S ribosome subunit biogenesis protein NIP7 homolog, producing the protein MRPLTEEETRVMFEKIAKYIGENLQLLVDRPDGTYCFRLHNDRVYYVSEKILKLAANISGDKLVSLGTCFGKFTKTHKFRLHITALDYLAPYAKYKVWIKPGAEQSFLYGNHVLKSGLGRITENTSQYQGVVVYSMADIPLGFGVAAKSTQDCRKVDPMAIVVFHQADIGEYVRHEETLT; encoded by the exons ATGCGGCCTTTAACTGAGGAGGAGACCCGTGTAATGTTTGAGAAGATAGCCAAATA CATCGGGGAGAATCTTCAGCTGCTGGTCGACAGGCCCGATGGCACCTACTGTTTCAGGCTGCACAACGACCGGGTGTACTACGTGAG TGAGAAGATTTTGAAACTGGCCGCCAATATCTCCGGGGACAAGCTAGTATCGCTGGGGACCTGCTTTGGAAAATTCACTAAGACCCACAAGTTCCGTTTGCACATTACAGCTCTGGATTACCTTGCACCCTATGCCAAG TATAAAGTATGGATAAAGCCTGGAGCAGAGCAGTCCTTCCTCTATGGAAACCATGTGTTGAAATCTGGTCTGGGTCGAATTACTGAAAACACTTCTCAGTACCAGGGAGTGGTGGTATACTCCATGGCAGACATCCCTTTG GGTTTTGGGGTAGCAGCAAAGTCTACACAAGACTGCAGAAAAGTAGACCCCATGGCGATTGTGGTATTTCATCAAGCAGACATTGGGGAATATGTACGGCATGAAGAGACATTGACTTAA
- the Cog8 gene encoding conserved oligomeric Golgi complex subunit 8 isoform X1 — protein sequence MAAAVTLPSSSTASATAAAAAAALGEVEDEGLLASLFRDRFPEAQWRERPDVGRYLRELSGSGLERLRREPERLAEERAQLLQQTRDLAFANYKTFIRGAECTERIHRLFGDVEESLGRLLDRLPSFQQNCRNFVKEAEEISSNRRMNTLTLNRHTEILEILEIPQLMDTCVRNSYYEEALELAAYVRRLERKYSSIPVIQGIVNEVRQSMQLMLSQLIQQLRTNIQLPACLRVIGYLRRMDIFTEAELRVKFLQARDAWLRSILTTIPNDDPYFHITKTIEACRVHLFDIITQYRAIFSDEDPLLPTAMGEHTVNEGAIFHGWVLQKVSQFLQVLETDLYRGIGGRLDSLLGQCMYFGLSFSRVGADFRGQLAPVFQRVAINTFQKAIQEAVEKFQDEMNSYTLISAPAILGSSNIPAAVPATQPGTLQPPMVLLDFPPLACFLNNILVAFNDLRLCCPVALAQDVTGTLEDALVKVTKIILAFHRAEEAAFSSGEQELFVQFCTVFLEDLVPYLNRCLQVLFPPAQLAQTLGIPPTQLSKYGNLGHVDIILIQEPLAFILPKREVVFSLDDKELASKLTDSAPQPPAEEPILGSAAAACHSGGPEEMETVESPQGKLREGGALLAEAPNTGS from the exons ATGGCGGCTGCAGTGACTCTCCCATCTTCATCCACGGCCTCGGCTacggcagcggcagcggcagcagCTCTGGGAGAGGTGGAGGATGAAGGACTCCTGGCATCGCTCTTCCGGGACCGCTTCCCCGAGGCTCAGTGGCGGGAGCGGCCCGATGTGGGCCGCTACCTCCGGGAACTGAGCGGTTCAGGGTTGGAGAGGCTGCGGCGCGAGCCCGAGCGCCTGGCCGAGGAGCGGGCACAGCTGCTGCAACAGACGCGCGACTTGGCCTTCGCCAACTACAAGACCTTTATCCGTGGCGCGGAGTGCACTGAGCGTATCCACCGCCTCTTCGGCGACGTGGAGGAGTCGCTTGGCCGCCTGCTCGATCGCTTGCCCAGCTTCCAGCAGAACTGCAG GAACTTTGTGAAGGAAGCTGAGGAGATCAGCTCCAACCGACGGATGAACACCCTGACTCTAAACCGGCacacagaaatcctggaaattcTGGAGATCCCTCAGCTTATGGATACCTGTGTCCGGAACAGCTACTATGAAGAGGCCCTGGAGCTTGCAGCCTATGTACGGCGATTGGAAAGGAAATACTCCTCCATTCCTGTCATCCAG GGCATTGTGAACGAAGTGCGCCAGTCCATGCAGCTGATGCTGAGCCAACTAATTCAGCAACTGAGGACCAACATCCAGCTCCCTGCCTGCCTCCGTGTCATTGGCTACCTACGGCGCATGGACATCTTCACTGAAGCTGAGTTAAGAGTAAAGTTTCTTCAGGCCCGAGATGCTTGGCTCCGTTCCATCCTGACTACAATCCCTAATGATGATCCCTATTTCCATATCACAAAAACTATTGAAGCCTGCCGAGTCCACCTCTTTGATATCATCACACAGTACCGTGCCATTTTCTCAGACGAGGACCCACTGTTGCCAACTGCCATGGGGGAGCACACTGTGAATGAGGGTGCCATCTTTCATGGATGGGTGCTGCAGAAAGTTTCACAGTTCCTGCAGGTGCTGGAGACTGACCTTTACCGGGGGATAGGAGGCCGCTTGGACTCTCTGCTGGGCCAGTGTATGTACTTTGGGCTGTCATTCAGCCGGGTGGGGGCTGATTTCCGGGGTCAGTTGGCTCCTGTTTTCCAGCGGGTGGCCATCAATACTTTCCAGAAAGCAATTCAGGAAGCAGTGGAAAAATTCCAGGATGAGATGAATTCCTATACCCTCATCTCAGCTCCAGCCATCCTGGGCAGCAGTAACATTCCTGCTGCTGTGCCAGCCACTCAACCAGGGACACTGCAGCCACCAATGGTACTTTTAGACTTCCCTCCCCTTGCATGCTTCCTCAACAATATTCTGGTTGCCTTCAATGACCTGCGTCTCTGCTGCCCTGTGGCCCTGGCACAGGATGTCACTGGTACCTTGGAGGATGCCCTTGTTAAG GTAACTAAAATAATCCTGGCCTTCCATCGCGCAGAAGAGGCTGCCTTCAGCAGTGGAGAACAAGAGCTCTTCGTTCAATTTTGCACTGTCTTCCTGGAAGACCTTGTTCCTTATTTAAATCGTTGTCTTCAAGTCCTTTTCCCACCAGCTCAGCTAGCACAGACTTTAG GCATTCCACCCACTCAGCTTTCCAAGTATGGAAACCTTGGGCATGTGGACATCATCCTTATCCAGGAGCCTCTCGCCTTTATCCTGCCTAAGAGAGAGGTGGTCTTCTCTCTAGATGACAAGGAGCTAGCATCCAAGCTCACAGATTCTGCACCGCAGCCTCCTGCTGAGGAGCCGATTCTGGGGTCTGCTGCTGCAGCGTGCCACTCTGGTGGGCCAGAGGAGATGGAGACAGTGGAGTCGCCGCAGGGGAAGCTGAGGGAGGGGGGTGCGTTGCTGGCCGAGGCGCCTAATACGGGGTCTTAG
- the Cog8 gene encoding conserved oligomeric Golgi complex subunit 8 isoform X3, with the protein MAAAVTLPSSSTASATAAAAAAALGEVEDEGLLASLFRDRFPEAQWRERPDVGRYLRELSGSGLERLRREPERLAEERAQLLQQTRDLAFANYKTFIRGAECTERIHRLFGDVEESLGRLLDRLPSFQQNCRNFVKEAEEISSNRRMNTLTLNRHTEILEILEIPQLMDTCVRNSYYEEALELAAYVRRLERKYSSIPVIQGIVNEVRQSMQLMLSQLIQQLRTNIQLPACLRVIGYLRRMDIFTEAELRVKFLQARDAWLRSILTTIPNDDPYFHITKTIEACRVHLFDIITQYRAIFSDEDPLLPTAMGEHTVNEGAIFHGWVLQKVSQFLQVLETDLYRGIGGRLDSLLGQCMYFGLSFSRVGADFRGQLAPVFQRVAINTFQKAIQEAVEKFQDEMNSYTLISAPAILGSSNIPAAVPATQPGTLQPPMVLLDFPPLACFLNNILVAFNDLRLCCPVALAQDVTGTLEDALVKVTKIILAFHRAEEAAFSSGEQELFVQFCTVFLEDLVPYLNRCLQVLFPPAQLAQTLGIPPTQLSKYGNLGHVDIILIQEPLAFILPKREVVFSLDDKELASKLTDSAPQPPAEEPRMDPRGEQVEWQARGWTARIIQHEMDHLQGCLFIDKMDSRTFTNIHWMEVND; encoded by the exons ATGGCGGCTGCAGTGACTCTCCCATCTTCATCCACGGCCTCGGCTacggcagcggcagcggcagcagCTCTGGGAGAGGTGGAGGATGAAGGACTCCTGGCATCGCTCTTCCGGGACCGCTTCCCCGAGGCTCAGTGGCGGGAGCGGCCCGATGTGGGCCGCTACCTCCGGGAACTGAGCGGTTCAGGGTTGGAGAGGCTGCGGCGCGAGCCCGAGCGCCTGGCCGAGGAGCGGGCACAGCTGCTGCAACAGACGCGCGACTTGGCCTTCGCCAACTACAAGACCTTTATCCGTGGCGCGGAGTGCACTGAGCGTATCCACCGCCTCTTCGGCGACGTGGAGGAGTCGCTTGGCCGCCTGCTCGATCGCTTGCCCAGCTTCCAGCAGAACTGCAG GAACTTTGTGAAGGAAGCTGAGGAGATCAGCTCCAACCGACGGATGAACACCCTGACTCTAAACCGGCacacagaaatcctggaaattcTGGAGATCCCTCAGCTTATGGATACCTGTGTCCGGAACAGCTACTATGAAGAGGCCCTGGAGCTTGCAGCCTATGTACGGCGATTGGAAAGGAAATACTCCTCCATTCCTGTCATCCAG GGCATTGTGAACGAAGTGCGCCAGTCCATGCAGCTGATGCTGAGCCAACTAATTCAGCAACTGAGGACCAACATCCAGCTCCCTGCCTGCCTCCGTGTCATTGGCTACCTACGGCGCATGGACATCTTCACTGAAGCTGAGTTAAGAGTAAAGTTTCTTCAGGCCCGAGATGCTTGGCTCCGTTCCATCCTGACTACAATCCCTAATGATGATCCCTATTTCCATATCACAAAAACTATTGAAGCCTGCCGAGTCCACCTCTTTGATATCATCACACAGTACCGTGCCATTTTCTCAGACGAGGACCCACTGTTGCCAACTGCCATGGGGGAGCACACTGTGAATGAGGGTGCCATCTTTCATGGATGGGTGCTGCAGAAAGTTTCACAGTTCCTGCAGGTGCTGGAGACTGACCTTTACCGGGGGATAGGAGGCCGCTTGGACTCTCTGCTGGGCCAGTGTATGTACTTTGGGCTGTCATTCAGCCGGGTGGGGGCTGATTTCCGGGGTCAGTTGGCTCCTGTTTTCCAGCGGGTGGCCATCAATACTTTCCAGAAAGCAATTCAGGAAGCAGTGGAAAAATTCCAGGATGAGATGAATTCCTATACCCTCATCTCAGCTCCAGCCATCCTGGGCAGCAGTAACATTCCTGCTGCTGTGCCAGCCACTCAACCAGGGACACTGCAGCCACCAATGGTACTTTTAGACTTCCCTCCCCTTGCATGCTTCCTCAACAATATTCTGGTTGCCTTCAATGACCTGCGTCTCTGCTGCCCTGTGGCCCTGGCACAGGATGTCACTGGTACCTTGGAGGATGCCCTTGTTAAG GTAACTAAAATAATCCTGGCCTTCCATCGCGCAGAAGAGGCTGCCTTCAGCAGTGGAGAACAAGAGCTCTTCGTTCAATTTTGCACTGTCTTCCTGGAAGACCTTGTTCCTTATTTAAATCGTTGTCTTCAAGTCCTTTTCCCACCAGCTCAGCTAGCACAGACTTTAG GCATTCCACCCACTCAGCTTTCCAAGTATGGAAACCTTGGGCATGTGGACATCATCCTTATCCAGGAGCCTCTCGCCTTTATCCTGCCTAAGAGAGAGGTGGTCTTCTCTCTAGATGACAAGGAGCTAGCATCCAAGCTCACAGATTCTGCACCGCAGCCTCCTGCTGAGGAGCCGA GAATGGATCCAAGAGGAGAACAGGTGGAGTGGCAGGCAAGAGGGTGGACAGCCCGCATCATCCAGCATGAGATGGACCACTTGCAAGGCTGCCTGTTCATTGACAAAATGGACAGCAGGACATTTACAAACATCCACTGGATGGAGGTGAACGACTGA
- the Tmed6 gene encoding transmembrane emp24 domain-containing protein 6 encodes MSPLLLGAWLLILNLVISARSQKTEPLRGSGDQSLFHRADRHDFAIMIPPGSTECFWQFAHQTGYFYFSYEVQRILGMSHDRHVAATAHTPQDFLIGTSQDVRGQINFFVQETGYYQLCLKNQQNHFGSVQVYVNFGVFYEGPEMDHKQIQRKQLNDTLDAIQESTRKVHNNVFHMWRFYTLARMRKMADFFLVQSNYTYVNWWSAVQSLVIVLSGILQLYFLKRLFSVPTTTDTKKPKC; translated from the exons ATGTCCCCTTTACTCCTTGGGGCTTGGCTACTGATTCTGAATCTAGTGATATCTGCTAGGAGCCAGAAGACAGAACCCTTAAGAGGCTCTGGGGACCAATCGCTCTTCCACAGAGCTGATCGACATGACTTTGCCATTATGATCCCTCCAGGAAGCACAGAATGCTTTTGGCAATTTGCCCACCAGACTGGATACTTCTATTTCAGTTATGAG GTTCAGCGAATACTCGGGATGTCACATGACCGGCATGTTGCTGCCACTGCACATACTCCACAGGATTTCCTCATAGGCACCTCCCAGGATGTTCGGGGCCAGATTAATTTTTTTGTCCAAGAAACAG GTTATTATCAGCTCTGTCTAAAAAATCAGCAAAATCACTTTGGTTCTGTGCAAGTGTACGTCAACTTTGGAGTCTTCTATGAAGGGCCAGAGATGGACCACAAACAGATTCAAAGAAAACAACTGAATGATACCCTGGATGCAATTCAG GAGAGTACACGAAAGGTGCACAACAATGTCTTCCACATGTGGCGATTCTACACCTTGGCACGAATGAGGAAAATGGCTGACTTTTTCCTTGTCCAGTCAAACTACACCTATGTGAACTGGTGGTCAGCAGTTCAGAGCCTTGTTATTGTTCTTTCTGGGATTTTGCAGCTCTATTTCTTGAAGCGTCTCTTCAGTGTTCCAACAACTACTGACACAAAGAAGCCAAAATGCTAA